A genomic region of Manihot esculenta cultivar AM560-2 chromosome 15, M.esculenta_v8, whole genome shotgun sequence contains the following coding sequences:
- the LOC110602195 gene encoding microtubule-associated protein TORTIFOLIA1 isoform X1, producing MSTQAPKSSKPTKPPNQNQSTSRSSSISTHLAMVELKQRILIALSKLADRDTHQIALEDLHSIIQSISHEALPMLLNSLYDSLSDSSNAKPSVKKESLHLLSLTCQSHRDLTLPHLSKIISHIVKRLKDSDSSVKDACRDAFGILSRLYLRSGSGGEGSGDSNGMGSVMGLFVRPLFEAMGEQNKGVQSGAAVCMAKMVECAAKNENDAGGNAVSGNVPIAAFQKLCPRICKLLNGQNFQAKAALLGVVTSLAQVGAIAPQGFEPLLESIRDCLRSTDWATRKAAADALSALALHSSSFIADEAANSMLTVLEASHFDKIKPVRESMTEALQLWKKIAGKAEDGVLDGQKAFSCDGQHPEQANLPDKVSNPSDQKTEPLVRESSSSSSPNTDSVSKNKTSILDKAVVILKKKAPALTDKDLNPEFFQKLERSEAGDLPVEVVVPRRCINSSNLNNEEELEPNDSESRGRSTRIGNSQLDDAHGSFSNKYRNIERGIVGKDSRARTFDNDKLDVNYRESSGSRAGLSKSDGQSEGSSINSKGNWLAIQRQLLQLERQQAHLMNMLQDFIGGSHNSMVTLEDRVRGLERIVEDMAHDLSISSSRRGSNFPSGFEGTSNRPVGKYNGFSDYSSGKYNARVPFGERFIQSDVTAAGMRGKGPNWRSGVSDALEFPTYGASRSGQVNSRRAPGNASLDVRSPKSETESDQVGSRRAWDKGAGPVRLGEGPSARSVWQASKDEATLEAIRVAGEDNGLTQTARVAIPELTAEALEDDNGGTQERDPIWASWSNAMDALKIGDTDTAYAEVLSTGDDFLLVKLMDRSGPVVDQLSNETACEILHAITQFLLEQNMFDICLSWIQQLVEILLENGPDTLGIPMELKKELLLNLHEASTENDPAEDWEGATPDQLLMQLASAWRIELQH from the exons ATGAGTACACAGGCTCCCAAATCGTCAAAACCCACAAAACCCCCAAACCAAAACCAATCCACCTCAAGATCCTCTTCTATTTCCACCCACTTAGCCATGGTAGAGCTCAAGCAACGAATCCTTATCGCTCTCTCTAAGCTTGCCGACCGTGACACCCATCAGATCGCCCTTGAAGACCTTCACTCTATTATCCAATCTATATCACATGAAGCGCTTCCTATGCTTCTCAATTCCCTCTATGACTCCCTTTCTGACTCCTCCAACGCCAAACCATCCGTCAAGAAAGAATCATTGCATTTGCTCTCTCTGACTTGCCAGTCTCATCGCGATTTGACGTTGCCCCATTTGTCGAAAATCATTTCCCACATTGTTAAGAGACTGAAGGATTCTGATTCTAGCGTTAAGGATGCGTGTAGAGATGCTTTTGGGATTTTGTCACGGTTGTATTTAAGGAGTGGTAGTGGTGGAGAGGGAAGTGGAGATAGTAATGGAATGGGATCCGTGATGGGGTTGTTTGTTAGGCCGCTGTTTGAGGCGATGGGGGAGCAGAACAAAGGCGTTCAATCAGGTGCGGCAGTGTGTATGGCAAAAATGGTGGAGTGCGCGGCTAAAAACGAGAATGATGCTGGCGGGAATGCTGTCAGTGGAAATGTCCCGATTGCCGCATTCCAGAAGTTGTGTCCAAGAATTTGTAAGTTGTTGAATGGACAAAATTTCCAGGCGAAGGCTGCTTTGTTGGGGGTTGTGACAAGTTTGGCGCAG GTGGGAGCAATTGCACCACAAGGGTTTGAGCCATTGCTGGAAAGCATTCGTGACTGCCTTAGGAGTACAGACTGGGCAACGCGAAAGGCTGCAGCTGATGCTCTAAGTGCCTTAGCATTGCATTCAAGCAGCTTCATTGCTGATGAAGCTGCTAATTCCATGCTGACAGTGCTTGAGGCTTCCCATTTTGACAAG ATAAAACCTGTCAGAGAGAGTATGACAGAGGCATTGCAATTATGGAAGAAGATTGCAGGAAAAGCAGAAGATGGTGTTTTGGATGGTCAAAAGGCTTTCTCTTGTG ATGGTCAACATCCTGAACAAGCAAACTTGCCAGACAAGGTTTCAAACCCTAGTGACCAGAAAACAGAACCATTGGTGAGGGAATCATCTAGTAGTTCTTCCCCAAATACGGATTctgtttctaaaaataaaactagCATTCTTGACAAAGCAGTTGTAATATTGAAGAAGAAAGCACCTGCTTTGACAGACAAAGACTTAAACCCTGAATTCTTCCAAAAACTTGAAAGAAGTGAGGCTGGTGATCTTCCTGTAGAAGTTGTTGTTCCTCGTAGATGTATCAATTCCTCAAATTTGAACAATGAGGAAGAACTGGAGCCAAATGATTCTGAATCAAGGGGAAGGTCTACCCGCATTGGAAATAGTCAATTGGATGATGCCCATGGATCTTTCAGTAACAAGTACCGTAACATTGAGAGAGGAATTGTTGGGAAAGATTCAAGAGCTAGAACTTTTGACAATGACAAGCTTGATGTGAACTATAGGGAATCATCTGGTAGTCGTGCAGGTCTATCTAAATCTGATGGCCAATCTGAAGGAAGCTCCATAAATAGTAAAGGGAACTGGTTGGCTATCCAGAGGCAGCTATTGCAATTGGAGAGACAACAAGCTCATCTCATGAATATGCTGCAG GATTTCATAGGGGGTTCTCACAATAGCATGGTGACTTTGGAAGACAGAGTTAGGGGTCTTGAGAGAATAGTTGAAGACATGGCACATGATTTGTCAATATCATCAAGCCGGAGAGGTAGTAATTTTCCTTCAGGTTTTGAGGGAACTTCTAATAGACCTGTAGGAAAGTACAATGGCTTCTCTGATTACTCCAGTGGCAAGTATAATGCACGTGTTCCTTTTGGGGAAAGATTTATACAGTCTGATGTGACTGCTGCTGGCATGAGAGGAAAGGGCCCTAATTGGAGATCTGGTGTGTCTGATGCTTTGGAGTTTCCAACTTATGGTGCTTCCAGAAGTGGACAGGTTAACTCGAGGAGAGCTCCAGGTAATGCTTCTCTAGATGTTAGATCTCCTAAATCAGAAACTGAAAGTGATCAGGTGGGCAGCCGGAGAGCCTGGGATAAAGGTGCTGGACCTGTTAGGCTTGGTGAGGGGCCTTCAGCTCGAAGTGTCTGGCAAGCCTCTAAGGATGAAGCTACCTTGGAAGCCATTCGGGTTGCTGGGGAGGACAATGGGTTAACTCAGACTGCAAGAGTAGCCATTCCTGAGTTGACAGCAGAAGCCCTGGAAGATGATAATGGTGGCACACAAGAGCGAGATCCTATTTGGGCATCTTGGAGTAATGCAATGGATGCCCTTAAAATAGGTGATACGGATACAGCTTATGCCGAAGTTCTATCTACGGGGGATGATTTCCTGCTTGTGAAGCTTATGGACAGATCAGGTCCTGTGGTTGACCAACTTTCAAATGAGACAGCGTGTGAGATCTTGCATGCTATTACACAGTTTCTACTGGAGCAGAACATGTTTGACATCTGTTTGTCTTGGATTCAACAG TTGGTAGAAATATTGTTGGAAAATGGACCTGATACCCTGGGCATTCCCATGGAATTGAAGAAGGAGCTTCTGTTGAATTTGCATGAAGCTTCTACAGAAAATGATCCAGCTGAAGATTGGGAAGGGGCAACACCTGATCAACTCTTGATGCAATTGGCATCAGCCTGGCGAATTGAACTGCAACACTAG
- the LOC110602195 gene encoding microtubule-associated protein TORTIFOLIA1 isoform X2, whose amino-acid sequence MSTQAPKSSKPTKPPNQNQSTSRSSSISTHLAMVELKQRILIALSKLADRDTHQIALEDLHSIIQSISHEALPMLLNSLYDSLSDSSNAKPSVKKESLHLLSLTCQSHRDLTLPHLSKIISHIVKRLKDSDSSVKDACRDAFGILSRLYLRSGSGGEGSGDSNGMGSVMGLFVRPLFEAMGEQNKGVQSGAAVCMAKMVECAAKNENDAGGNAVSGNVPIAAFQKLCPRICKLLNGQNFQAKAALLGVVTSLAQVGAIAPQGFEPLLESIRDCLRSTDWATRKAAADALSALALHSSSFIADEAANSMLTVLEASHFDKIKPVRESMTEALQLWKKIAGKAEDGVLDGQKAFSCDGQHPEQANLPDKVSNPSDQKTEPLVRESSSSSSPNTDSVSKNKTSILDKAVVILKKKAPALTDKDLNPEFFQKLERSEAGDLPVEVVVPRRCINSSNLNNEEELEPNDSESRGRSTRIGNSQLDDAHGSFSNKYRNIERGIVGKDSRARTFDNDKLDVNYRESSGSRAGLSKSDGQSEGSSINSKGNWLAIQRQLLQLERQQAHLMNMLQDFIGGSHNSMVTLEDRVRGLERIVEDMAHDLSISSSRRGSNFPSGFEGTSNRPVGKYNGFSDYSSGKYNARVPFGERFIQSDVTAAGMRGKGPNWRSGVSDALEFPTYGASRSGQVNSRRAPGNASLDVRSPKSETESDQVGSRRAWDKGAGPVRLGEGPSARSVWQASKDEATLEAIRVAGEDNGLTQTARVAIPELTAEALEDDNGGTQERDPIWASWSNAMDALKIGDTDTAYAEVLSTGDDFLLVKLMDRSGPVVDQLSNETACEILHAITQFLLEQNMFDICLSWIQQRSVSA is encoded by the exons ATGAGTACACAGGCTCCCAAATCGTCAAAACCCACAAAACCCCCAAACCAAAACCAATCCACCTCAAGATCCTCTTCTATTTCCACCCACTTAGCCATGGTAGAGCTCAAGCAACGAATCCTTATCGCTCTCTCTAAGCTTGCCGACCGTGACACCCATCAGATCGCCCTTGAAGACCTTCACTCTATTATCCAATCTATATCACATGAAGCGCTTCCTATGCTTCTCAATTCCCTCTATGACTCCCTTTCTGACTCCTCCAACGCCAAACCATCCGTCAAGAAAGAATCATTGCATTTGCTCTCTCTGACTTGCCAGTCTCATCGCGATTTGACGTTGCCCCATTTGTCGAAAATCATTTCCCACATTGTTAAGAGACTGAAGGATTCTGATTCTAGCGTTAAGGATGCGTGTAGAGATGCTTTTGGGATTTTGTCACGGTTGTATTTAAGGAGTGGTAGTGGTGGAGAGGGAAGTGGAGATAGTAATGGAATGGGATCCGTGATGGGGTTGTTTGTTAGGCCGCTGTTTGAGGCGATGGGGGAGCAGAACAAAGGCGTTCAATCAGGTGCGGCAGTGTGTATGGCAAAAATGGTGGAGTGCGCGGCTAAAAACGAGAATGATGCTGGCGGGAATGCTGTCAGTGGAAATGTCCCGATTGCCGCATTCCAGAAGTTGTGTCCAAGAATTTGTAAGTTGTTGAATGGACAAAATTTCCAGGCGAAGGCTGCTTTGTTGGGGGTTGTGACAAGTTTGGCGCAG GTGGGAGCAATTGCACCACAAGGGTTTGAGCCATTGCTGGAAAGCATTCGTGACTGCCTTAGGAGTACAGACTGGGCAACGCGAAAGGCTGCAGCTGATGCTCTAAGTGCCTTAGCATTGCATTCAAGCAGCTTCATTGCTGATGAAGCTGCTAATTCCATGCTGACAGTGCTTGAGGCTTCCCATTTTGACAAG ATAAAACCTGTCAGAGAGAGTATGACAGAGGCATTGCAATTATGGAAGAAGATTGCAGGAAAAGCAGAAGATGGTGTTTTGGATGGTCAAAAGGCTTTCTCTTGTG ATGGTCAACATCCTGAACAAGCAAACTTGCCAGACAAGGTTTCAAACCCTAGTGACCAGAAAACAGAACCATTGGTGAGGGAATCATCTAGTAGTTCTTCCCCAAATACGGATTctgtttctaaaaataaaactagCATTCTTGACAAAGCAGTTGTAATATTGAAGAAGAAAGCACCTGCTTTGACAGACAAAGACTTAAACCCTGAATTCTTCCAAAAACTTGAAAGAAGTGAGGCTGGTGATCTTCCTGTAGAAGTTGTTGTTCCTCGTAGATGTATCAATTCCTCAAATTTGAACAATGAGGAAGAACTGGAGCCAAATGATTCTGAATCAAGGGGAAGGTCTACCCGCATTGGAAATAGTCAATTGGATGATGCCCATGGATCTTTCAGTAACAAGTACCGTAACATTGAGAGAGGAATTGTTGGGAAAGATTCAAGAGCTAGAACTTTTGACAATGACAAGCTTGATGTGAACTATAGGGAATCATCTGGTAGTCGTGCAGGTCTATCTAAATCTGATGGCCAATCTGAAGGAAGCTCCATAAATAGTAAAGGGAACTGGTTGGCTATCCAGAGGCAGCTATTGCAATTGGAGAGACAACAAGCTCATCTCATGAATATGCTGCAG GATTTCATAGGGGGTTCTCACAATAGCATGGTGACTTTGGAAGACAGAGTTAGGGGTCTTGAGAGAATAGTTGAAGACATGGCACATGATTTGTCAATATCATCAAGCCGGAGAGGTAGTAATTTTCCTTCAGGTTTTGAGGGAACTTCTAATAGACCTGTAGGAAAGTACAATGGCTTCTCTGATTACTCCAGTGGCAAGTATAATGCACGTGTTCCTTTTGGGGAAAGATTTATACAGTCTGATGTGACTGCTGCTGGCATGAGAGGAAAGGGCCCTAATTGGAGATCTGGTGTGTCTGATGCTTTGGAGTTTCCAACTTATGGTGCTTCCAGAAGTGGACAGGTTAACTCGAGGAGAGCTCCAGGTAATGCTTCTCTAGATGTTAGATCTCCTAAATCAGAAACTGAAAGTGATCAGGTGGGCAGCCGGAGAGCCTGGGATAAAGGTGCTGGACCTGTTAGGCTTGGTGAGGGGCCTTCAGCTCGAAGTGTCTGGCAAGCCTCTAAGGATGAAGCTACCTTGGAAGCCATTCGGGTTGCTGGGGAGGACAATGGGTTAACTCAGACTGCAAGAGTAGCCATTCCTGAGTTGACAGCAGAAGCCCTGGAAGATGATAATGGTGGCACACAAGAGCGAGATCCTATTTGGGCATCTTGGAGTAATGCAATGGATGCCCTTAAAATAGGTGATACGGATACAGCTTATGCCGAAGTTCTATCTACGGGGGATGATTTCCTGCTTGTGAAGCTTATGGACAGATCAGGTCCTGTGGTTGACCAACTTTCAAATGAGACAGCGTGTGAGATCTTGCATGCTATTACACAGTTTCTACTGGAGCAGAACATGTTTGACATCTGTTTGTCTTGGATTCAACAG AGATCAGTCTCAGCATAG
- the LOC110600965 gene encoding uncharacterized protein LOC110600965, with the protein MVQNLEAIKGSGRSIKVGTTGTISALMTRELESIKSASQASLSHQDKPKTDPVSVPCSVTTPRGLRAKKSLGEASTSASSSSNKHGSPETAQKMKSYNRSAHRMPMLRSENLTLERNISRDKTRKKGTNIVEVVDIKCGQPDKTWTSPITSKLKKLGFSKLSETIV; encoded by the coding sequence ATGGTTCAGAACCTAGAGGCTATCAAGGGCAGCGGTCGATCCATCAAGGTGGGAACCACAGGAACAATCAGTGCACTCATGACAAGGGAACTGGAATCCATTAAATCTGCATCACAGGCATCACTATCTCATCAAGATAAGCCTAAGACTGATCCTGTCTCAGTTCCTTGTAGTGTGACTACTCCTAGAGGACTACGAGCAAAGAAATCATTAGGCGAAGCGAGTACTAGTGCTAGTAGCAGCAGTAATAAACATGGAAGCCCTGAAACAGCTCAGAAGATGAAAAGCTACAACAGAAGTGCCCATCGAATGCCGATGCTCCGTTCTGAGAATTTAACATTGGAGAGAAATATCAGTAGGGACAAAACCAGAAAGAAAGGAACTAACATTGTGGAAGTTGTGGACATAAAGTGTGGTCAGCCAGATAAGACATGGACAAGCCCTATAACCAGCAAACTCAAGAAGCTTGGTTTCTCAAAGCTATCAGAGACCATTGTCTAA
- the LOC110601000 gene encoding protein LHCP TRANSLOCATION DEFECT: protein MASIPLCTTHLPFTSEPKKSQPFLAKFSSQFLGIQNTGGWVRPCRIGPSNGSRAKCWFKFGKNGVDAEGAGIYGSQSRDDFDRDDVEQYFNYMGMLAVEGSYDKMEALLSQNIHPVDILLMLAASEGDKPKIEELLRAGANYTVKDADGRTALDRANEEIREFILEFSVQKA, encoded by the exons ATGGCCTCAATACCATTATGCACAACTCACCTCCCCTTCACTTCCGAACCTAAAAAATCTCAACCTTTTTTGGCCAAATTCAGTTCCCAGTTTCTGGGTATCCAAAACACAGGTGGTTGGGTAAGACCCTGCAGAATTGGACCCTCCAATGGCTCGAGAGCAAAGTGCTGGTTCAAGTTTGGTAAAAATGGTGTTGATGCTGAAGGAGCTGGAATTTATGGCAGCCAATCCCGTGATGACTTTGATAGAGATGATGTTGAGCAg TACTTTAACTACATGGGGATGCTCGCTGTGGAAGGTTCATATGATAAGATGGAGGCTCTCCTAAGTCAAAATATTCATCCAGTAGACATCTTATTAATGTTGGCTGCTTCAGAAGGTGACAAACCAAAAATTGAAGAGTTATTAAGAGCTGGAGCAAATTATACTGTGAAGGATGCAGATGGAAGGACCGCTCTTGATAGAGCCAATGAAGAAATCAGGGAATTCATCCTCGAGTTTTCAGTTCAAAAGGCATGA
- the LOC110600999 gene encoding chloroplastic lipocalin: MVNALNFIYHQTSPPLLQWYSSYPPMIPRKAPGKIVSKCSVSKCSLENPIPSTVVVRRVLSGLVASLFFLNQTNQVVASDLSHFHNICQLASAADNKVTLPLDESSGERSGKLMMMRGMSAKDFDPVRYSGRWFEVASLKRGFAGQGQEDCHCTQGVYTFDMQAPAIQVDTFCVHGGPDGYITGIRGKVQCLAEDDLEKNETELEKQEMIKEKCYLRFPTLPFIPKEPYDVIATDYDNFALVSGAKDKSFIQIYSRRPDPGPEFIEKYKSYLANFGYDPSKIKDTPQDCEVMSNSQLAAMMSMSGMQQALTNQFPDLELKAPIAFNPFTSVFDTLKKLLELYFK; the protein is encoded by the exons ATGGTGAATGCTCTCAATTTTATCTATCATCAAACTTCACCGCCTCTGCTCCAATGGTACTCCTCTTATCCTCCTATGATTCCCAG GAAAGCACCTGGAAAGATTGTCTCAAAATGCTCAGTCTCAAAATGCTCGCTTGAGAATCCTATCCCAAGTACGGTTGTTGTTAGACGTGTGCTATCTGGGCTTGTTGCCTCGTTATTTTTTCTCAACCAAACAAATCAG GTTGTTGCATCAGATTTGTCTCATTTCCACAATATTTGCCAGCTTGCAAGTGCTGCAGACAATAAAGTTACCCTTCCACTTGATGAGAGTTCTGGTGAAAGAAGTGGGAAGCTGATGATGATGAGAGGTATGTCGGCTAAGGATTTTGACCCAGTCAGGTATTCAGGAAGGTGGTTTGAAGTTGCTTCTCTCAAACGTGGATTTGCTGGACAAGGTCAAGAAGACTGCCATTGTACCCAG GGCGTGTATACATTTGATATGCAGGCACCAGCTATTCAGGTTGATACTTTTTGTGTTCATGGAGGCCCTGATGGATACATTACTGGCATAAGGGGAAAGGTCCAATGTTTGGCAGAGGACGACTTGGAGAAGAATGAAACTGAGCTAGAAAAGCAAGAGATGATTAAAGAGAAGTGTTACCTTCGGTTTCCAACATTGCCATTTATCCCCAAGGAGCCTTATGATGTGATTGCTACCGACTATGACAACTTCGCTCTTGTCTCTGGAGCGAAGGACAAGAGTTTTATTCAG ATATATTCAAGGAGACCTGATCCTGGACCTGAATTCATAGAGAAATACAAATCATACTTGGCAAACTTCGGATATGATCCTAGCAAAATCAAGGATACCCCACAAGATTGTGAAGTTATGTCCAACAGCCAGTTAGCTGCCATGATGTCTATGTCCGGGATGCAACAGGCCTTAACAAATCAATTCCCTGACCTAGAACTAAAGGCACCTATTGCATTTAACCCCTTTACAAGTGTGTTTGACACTTTGAAGAAGCTTCTTGAACTCTAtttcaaatag